The sequence AGCTTTATGGCAATCATGAGTGTATGCTTTTATGCACATATGTAATTTGGATATGTATCAGAAAATGAGCTACTTACGTTTCAAGTCAAGGGCATTCCTCTTGTTTTGCTCTTTTCTTGTTATTTGCGGGTTGTGTTTTTCCTTCTGCGATTTCTGGTCATCTTGTCAATGAGAACCTGGTAACGTAGCGGCAAAAGTGGTCAAgtatttcattcttttaattgttttagtcAATGATCATAACTGATTATTGATGTTCATCTAAATAAGTGGTTTATACCTTGGAGTTCTGTCAAACTGCAGGGTTTTTGAAGTTCGATGCCTTCATATTCCAGTGCGTGATCGAACACCATTTGAAGGTTTCAGCCTACCAGAGCCTCTAAATTCATCAGATTACTTCATTGAGTTTTGGCAGTTAAATTAAGACCTTGGGCAGTTTGGCTGGCCTTTTCTTCTATTAGATGTTTTGATAGTTTAACAATGAAGTCATTaccattttctttgtttctttatagCTTGCAtgtaaaaaatcataacttgtGAATAGATTTCCTGGAAATCTCATTTGTGATGGTGAGATCTTCTAATTCGTCAAAAATTGCACTTTTGCTTGCATGTGCTGTCCTCACCCTTGTACCTTTCATGTTAGGTTTTGGTTTCTGGGTATACTCTTCTACTGATGAAACTTCATTATCCATCCATGCTTTAACGGGATTCATTTGCATGAAGGGCTGGTGACAATTGTTGAAAAGACTGTTAGGCTCGAGCATGCCTCATCTCCAAATAAGCCAATTTATCTATTGGGTGATTCCTTTGGGGGATGTCTTGTTCTTGCCATTGCTGCTCGTAATCCTGAAATCGATCTTGTAGTGATATTGGCCAATCCAGGTCAGTTTCCAGATATGCAGTAATTTCTTCACCCGTGTTCTTGAAGACTTTGGTTGATATTCCTTGCTGTAGTCTGACTAATTAGCCTTTTATTTTAGCTACATCATTTGACAGGTCACAGCTTCAACCCCTGCTCCCTCTTTCAGAGGCCTGGCCTGATGGATTATACAATGCAGTTCCCTATCTTCTTAGCTTTATTATGGGTATACATGATCTGTTGCTCtcttatttcatttattattttgttactgGATTAGATTTAGCTGtttctatttaaatatatcTCTGAGCCTGTCACTGTATTAAACAATATGCTGccaggattaaaaaaaaaacatctttcatTAGTTTGCTTTAGCTCTTTAACTCTGAAAAAGTTGTGTGGATCTCTCCTGTTTCTTCAGAAAACATGACCACCCTGTTTTAAAATGTCtcactatgattttttttttcctggaagtTGAAACTTTATTGAATAACATTTTGATATCTTGTTAAGATGTAATTGTCATCATTTGGTGGAATTTGTTTTGTGATTTCAAATGCTTCACTGatgttattttctctttctttacaATAGGTGATCCGGTGAAGATGGCAAGCGTCAATATTGATCATAGACTACCTTGCAGATTACAAATTGAACAATTATTTCAGAATCTAATTGCTTTGCTACCTTGTCTTTCTGTAAGAAGTGAAGATAGCACTGCCTAGCCCTTtgtacattttattttattgaatttaaggAGGCAATATACATACGCGATAAGATTTTATATCTGTTATAATCtgttgttttgatataatatacTGAAGATCTTAAGCACACATTGAAAGGTATAATATTGTCATAAAAATGTTACAATAGGAAAAATTAGGATCGGTTGTGCACAGTCACCTGCTGCTTGCCTGTGTCTAATCCACTGGATTGTGGTAAATCCCCTATTATCTATTTGCCAATTTCTCTTCTGCTTTGAACTTGATTAAGACTCTATTGCTAGCACAATATGCTCTAATACAGTGTCTAGCAATGACAAACTAGATCTTCTCAACGTAACTGCCTTCTCACTTCCGCCAATGGTGCCATGCAGTTATATTAGATCAATTGTCCATGTGCATTCAGCTTGTTGTCCTGCcattctctttttccttttttttacgaGGCTGTAAACTGATGTAAACATGTTCGCTTTCAGGATTTGGCTGATATAGTTCCAAAAGACACTCTTATTTGGAAGTTGAAACTGCTCAAGTCAGCAGCTTCTTATACTAATTCCCGGATTCATGCTGTGAAAGCTGAAGTGTTAGTCCTGTCAAGGTCTTTCTTCTCCCTGGTCTTAGTTCCTGTCCCTTTGCACATCCCCAGACACCATTTTATTGCTTCTCCTTTGCATATGtatctatgtttttaaaaaactcttcaggatttttttttcagttttttatatgttatgatTTTATAACTGATCATGCTATATCTCTTGTTGCTATTCTGTGTTACATGTTTTTTACTATAGAAGTGACGGTAGTGGATGGAAAATTTAACTGACTAATGAAAGCCCAGAATCTCAAGACTGATATTTTCACAATGTTTAGGAATTTAATAAAGTATGCAAAAGTGAGTTTAGCATGCTCCACCAATAATTTCGCACCAGCATTTTCCAGCgtttttctctttctcattGTCATGTGGCTGATGGGCAGTAGTTTTGAGTTGGATAATCATTTACACTAGGCACCTTCTTACGTACCTTGAGAGAAGCTCTCCTTCTGTTGCCTTGATAATCACTGAAGGTTCTTTGCTTCATACATGCATTCTTTCTGTTGCTACCATGAAGAGTatagcacctttttttttaattaaagaatgcACATTTCAGGCTTATCAGCATGAATtggaaaaattgtttttatctatGTTGTGTAATTGTTTTAGCACAACTTTGCACTGTGACCTGCAACGAAAGATCCAACTAGCAAGTTAGGTTCacacatttatttattgtagAAAAGTGTGTGTTTCTTTAAAGCAAATTTTTTCTCATGCTCGATTTTCTTAGAGATGCAGCATGCATGTCAGGTCTAGGAATTTTAAAGTTGATCCTGTGTTTATCTTTCAGTGGTAATGATTACATGCTTCCTAGTGGAGATGAAGCTCAGCGACTGAAAAGTTCATTGAAGAATTGCACAGTGCGTTATTTCAAGGACAACGGGCATACTATTTTGCTGGTACAGGACAATTAGTGGTAGTGTTAATGTTTTTGTCTCAGTTAAGTGGGTGTATGTGTGAGTGGGTATCTTAAATGCCATTGCGATGCTCCTTGACTGTTCAATATCTTTCAAGATTCAACAtgtcaaaattttaaatcaattaaatttgaaCTGACATCTTAATGTTAGTTACCGAGCAACATACATCCCTGTGTCAAGTACCCATCATACAGACCAGATTCAGTCACTCTCTTGGCAGGATCACCATCAATGAAAGCCGATTCCCCTGTGCTTGAAATtccttagaaaatattttaatcttgaCAAACTGCACAGGAAGGTTTTAATCCACCAGAAAGTAACAATACCTTTTTGAATCAGTTTGAGTGTATTCTACAgccaatttttttcatatgttcaGAATGCAGttgcttttatctttttccTGCACATGTATTTTCAGTTTTTGACTAATCCTTGCTCCCAATCTTTGAAGTCATTAAAACAGCCAGACACTAGCTAAAAGATTAATGTTTCAAATTTCAATCACCCCCCTTCCAAAATAGAGAGATTGAGTTATCTCTTAGAAATAAGAATGCTGATGATTATCCTCTGAGTacctttttatgaaaaataaaaataaatcaaaaagcACTTATTTAACTCCGTTTCACTGCATTTGCACTATACTGGTAGATTTACAACTTTTTTGACACTTACTGACATGTCTTTCTCTCCATTAGCACTTGCCATGGCACCGTTTATTCTTTGTTGACATGGCGCGATCGTTGTACGTAATGTTTGAACAAAATGCTGCTGTGATATCATTACTGGGAAAATTGAGCATATTTAAGTGCATATCTTATTTTCAAGGTTGTCTCCATCAATTTAATTGTGACACTTTCCCTTTCTCCCCATTTGATAACAACTTTGTCGATGCAGAATGAATATAATGGCTTTCTCACACtgcatgaattttttattatttagcttGTACAGTGAGCAATGTTATACTTTAATGCTCCTCACTTTGTTTTGCTAATGCCTCGTATGTTAGGTTGGTGGTATTTTTCTGTGCTAATATTCTCAACATGAGGCTTTCACTCTTTAATTTCAATGCAATATGGgaagaaaaatttataatttgttttctcctgtttctttccttctttgtgATGGTACAGGAAGGTGGTGTTAATTTGCTTACTATTATTAAAGGTACGGGCAAATATCGTCGTTCAAGGATGATTAATTTTGTAACAGACTTTGTGCCACCAAGCATGTCAGAATTCAAATACGGATATGATGAACTAGTTGGGTAATTCCTTGGAGCAATTTGGTACATAGTTTCTTAACTGTTACTTATTAATGAGTACTTCTGAATAACTTAATCTACCATACTTTTCTAAAGTATAtgactaaatttaaaatgagaCCATGGAGACTTGATCCTGGTCAAGCTAGAGCCTCTCTCTCTTTGTATCTGATCTATCAGTTTTCAACAATGTGCATCAAGCATATTCTTTGTAAGAACTTTCTATTTCTTTATCctttctcattttgttttctaaatctTTGTTCTGGCAACTTCCTCTTCCACAAAAACTGATTGCTTTGAGAAAGCCAATTGGGATCTCAAGTTGGTCTTGGTTGGTTTCTCACATCTTCCAAGCATGTTATGTTTTGTAACTAAGGTAGAGCCTCAAAGATATGGATATCATTGTTCTCTCTCCCATTCCTTCTTCCTCTTTTCTCGTGATTTCTTCCTGTTAAAAGTTTTCATTTAACATTAAGACATAATAGCCGAAATCTATTGATGTTGAATGAATTCATTTCATTGCTACAGATAAAACTATGGAACCAAAAGGCAAATCCTCATAAAGTTATTAGAAatcatattttatgttaaagtcAATTGATCATGATATGGTACGAGGATTGGGGTGTTTCCTTTGGGTTATACCCCAGCTTGATGCTCCCAGCCTAGGCATTGGCTACATGCCAGCCTAAACAGCTACTCTAAGTTGCATCCCAGCACATATATTTGTCTATCTAAGGATCAAAATTATATCACAATTGCTTTAATTTCAGGTTGTTAAGCTTTGCTACTGGTTCTGCCATGTTCTCAACTTTGGATGACGGGAAGATAGTGAAAGGTCTTCATGGGGTTCCAAATGAAGGTCCTGTCTTATTTGTTGGCAACCACATGTTGATTGGACTTGAAGCTTGTTCCCTTGTCTTAGAGCtcttgagagagagaaatatCATGGTTCGTGGTGTAGCGCATCCAGTTGTACTAAGAGAAAGGGAGTGGGTTTCATCTCCTGAATTTTCTTTTAGTGATTGGATGAAAGTAATGGGTGCAGTACCTGTCACAGCCAGCAATCTTTTCAAATTGCTGTCAACAAAATCTCATGTGCTTCTTTATCCTGGAGGTGCTCGGGAATCCCTTCATCACAGGGTAAGCTTGTGTCAATTCCAACaaatttattacttattttgtGAGCTGAAAATCATATCGTTTTCACGCGTTGTTTTCCTTATCATCAAAGTACCTGCTTTGTTTCATTGTTGCAAATGAGATGCTAGCAGGAGATATAGTGTAAAACTTTTggacacttttttttattcagtgtTATTCTGCTGCCATGGGTGGTTGACTAATGTTGAGCACTTTGTACATGTAgagtggcttttttttttccttgccatAATCTTAATGGCTGACACCTCACCACCATTATTGTTAACCTGCAGGACTGCATAGACCACCTTGTTTTTGCCACCAGCAAAAGCACCATTTTCTTCTCCCAGCTGAAACTTTATTATAACAATAGCTTCATCTTCATGTTGTATCTATTACCATCACACACTATGTTTCTTCTAAACTTATTATTATGCCACCACCATTTCTTATATATTAAATGGTTTTTTGGTTATTGCGTAACTGAAACAATAAGAAGTGGAATTCAAGTTTCTGTGGTTATTAGTTTATAAACTGTACAAATTGTAAGATTTCAAAAACTTTTGGAACTAGGATTTGTAGCTTCCGTGTTAGAAATTGTGGAAAATATCATGGTACAGTAGCTGATGAGAGCTTAGACCCCTGATCTTGCTATGCGGCTTCTGTTGTAATCTGACTTTTAGCATCTCTTGGAGAGATTCTTTTTAGGCCACTATCTGGCtgccaacctttttttttatgctttttgggAGGATTTTTTTGAGAATGGGCAGTGGCATGTTCTTTTGCTTTCATACAAGCAGTTGTAGGTGGCATGGGGCATATGCATAGGAAATTTAACACGAGCAAGTttcaaaattatagaaattCTGTTTCCTGAGATTCCCCTGCAACAGCATATTTTTGTATGGATGAAATTGTTTTGTGGCAGGCAAGAAGGGTGGTTAAAGAAGTACAAATTAATCCTTATAGTAAAAAACTTTCACTTATGCCGTTGAAGCAGGAAGGTTTTCTCATGCTCACCAGTCACCCGTAGAAATTGAATTGCACTGGATAGCTGTCCAAGCGCAAATCTTTCCCTTGTctaattcttttcttcttcttcttcttgttttttttttgtgtgtgtgtgagtaTGCATTCACTTTTCCACAGTTATATCCTTCAAATTCAATTGCATGTTCATGTATATATGCCATTGATACTGCATACAAACTGCTAGGCCATTGGCTCCATCTTTactaattaataaagaaaattttaggTAAGATGAAGGTGTTTACCATGAAACAGGAGTCACTCTGCTGTGAAGTATTTTACtctaacctttttcttgagatttatgAATGTGTTATTTCTTGCATTTTATTTGTCTGAAGCTTGGTTCTGTTCAATCACGAAGCTTTTGCAATTTACAGGGTGAAGAATATAGGCTATTTTGGCCTGATCAACAAGAATTTGTGAGAATGGCAGCAAGGTTTGGGGCTACAATTGTACCATTTGGAACTGTAGGAGAAGATGATATAGCAGAGGTAAGACTGTCTTTTTTTTCTGCCACATAtctcttatatttttgttgtggATCCTCAGTTTGTTCATacattctttgtatttttctgtGTTATTTCCACAATATTTGTTTACCTAAAGGGCTtcggaaaaaatagaaaaaactggCCATGGCTTGATGTAGCTATGTGTTGTATGTGCTCATAGCAGATTTATGGATGAACCAGACATTCTCTGGcagaaatttgaaaaacaaatctgtGGATATATCATTTTCTGGGTTACTTATTATGCAAGTTATGCAATGTACAAGTCCCATACTCCGGTTGAGATGTGCATTTCTGTACTTCtcactttcttttttgcttctCTCCTTTTATGAACTGAAGATTGCAATCAAATTtacctcttattttattttttaagttctttTGCTTTGGATTTTGCAGCTTGTACTTGATTACAACGATTTAATGAAAATCCCAGTGCTTAATGACTACATCAGAAACGCTACTAGTAGCTCTATTAGAATAAGGTGATTTACTCTCCCTGCAATGCTATGTACTCGTTGAATGGTTGTAGAGATCATTGCTAACATAAAATACGAGAGCTACCTTTTGATACATTTATGTTTAGAGAACTTCATGCATGCTTTCAGGGATAGGAGTAAAGGGGAGGTTGCCAACCAAGAACTATATCTCCCAGGTCTCCTGCCAAAGCTACCGGGCCGATTTTATTTTCTGTTCGGAAAGCCTATAGCTACCAGGGGCCGAAAGGAAGAGATAGTTGAAGACAGAGAAAATGCTAAACAATTATACCTGCACATAAAATCTGAAGTTGAAGGTTGCATTGCTTATCTGCTGAAGAAACGAGAGGAGGATCCTTACAGGAATATTGTTGACAGAACAGTGTATCATGCTTTACATTCTCCTTTGCATGAAGTTCCAGCGTTTGACCCTTGAAAAATGGCCAGTCTCGCAGCAGCCTTCCCTCGATTTGAACCGAAATGataataaacttgtttttttctcctttgatTACACAGGAGACGAGCTCAGCTCGTTGCTGCAAGGAACATCACTACACATTGTCTATATTTCGCCTTCCAGTAGTTGCAGCAGGTAATGGTAGGCTGGGCCGTATCCTGCGCCACTTCTCCGGAAGCGAAAAGGCCGAAAGATTTCGTGAACAAAAATGGAAGGCACGTTGCCTGTGTTTTCACTCTATCTTCCTTCCGATGGCTGTAACCTTGTAGCCGGAAAGCTTGCCTTCCTTTTCAGTTATCTT is a genomic window of Populus alba chromosome 5, ASM523922v2, whole genome shotgun sequence containing:
- the LOC118051392 gene encoding phytyl ester synthase 1, chloroplastic isoform X1, with the protein product MASVVTSRVLSYFLTNSELKPRSRVRVQSVSGGDSKGLPSDSVQMHGASLIGEEEKNGMLIDRGIREKEKTGGRADAWNASLKCGVEKKCVKDVISSHLDVLWDDGYGTKTVKDYFEEAKEMIRPDGGPPRWFCPVECGQPLKDSPVLLFCPGLDGVGSALALHHKALGKVFEVRCLHIPVRDRTPFEGLVTIVEKTVRLEHASSPNKPIYLLGDSFGGCLVLAIAARNPEIDLVVILANPATSFDRSQLQPLLPLSEAWPDGLYNAVPYLLSFIMGDPVKMASVNIDHRLPCRLQIEQLFQNLIALLPCLSDLADIVPKDTLIWKLKLLKSAASYTNSRIHAVKAEVLVLSSGNDYMLPSGDEAQRLKSSLKNCTVRYFKDNGHTILLEGGVNLLTIIKGTGKYRRSRMINFVTDFVPPSMSEFKYGYDELVGLLSFATGSAMFSTLDDGKIVKGLHGVPNEGPVLFVGNHMLIGLEACSLVLELLRERNIMVRGVAHPVVLREREWVSSPEFSFSDWMKVMGAVPVTASNLFKLLSTKSHVLLYPGGARESLHHRGEEYRLFWPDQQEFVRMAARFGATIVPFGTVGEDDIAELVLDYNDLMKIPVLNDYIRNATSSSIRIRDRSKGEVANQELYLPGLLPKLPGRFYFLFGKPIATRGRKEEIVEDRENAKQLYLHIKSEVEGCIAYLLKKREEDPYRNIVDRTVYHALHSPLHEVPAFDP
- the LOC118051392 gene encoding phytyl ester synthase 1, chloroplastic isoform X2 → MMTIIVVSVSNPTVREPQIGAHHAGRVFEVRCLHIPVRDRTPFEGLVTIVEKTVRLEHASSPNKPIYLLGDSFGGCLVLAIAARNPEIDLVVILANPATSFDRSQLQPLLPLSEAWPDGLYNAVPYLLSFIMGDPVKMASVNIDHRLPCRLQIEQLFQNLIALLPCLSDLADIVPKDTLIWKLKLLKSAASYTNSRIHAVKAEVLVLSSGNDYMLPSGDEAQRLKSSLKNCTVRYFKDNGHTILLEGGVNLLTIIKGTGKYRRSRMINFVTDFVPPSMSEFKYGYDELVGLLSFATGSAMFSTLDDGKIVKGLHGVPNEGPVLFVGNHMLIGLEACSLVLELLRERNIMVRGVAHPVVLREREWVSSPEFSFSDWMKVMGAVPVTASNLFKLLSTKSHVLLYPGGARESLHHRGEEYRLFWPDQQEFVRMAARFGATIVPFGTVGEDDIAELVLDYNDLMKIPVLNDYIRNATSSSIRIRDRSKGEVANQELYLPGLLPKLPGRFYFLFGKPIATRGRKEEIVEDRENAKQLYLHIKSEVEGCIAYLLKKREEDPYRNIVDRTVYHALHSPLHEVPAFDP